The DNA sequence gggcagaaaggtggcagaTAAATTCTGTTCATTAAATAAGTCATCAGCCTGGTCCTTGCAGAGTGTATTGTTTCCCCCCATCTTTGGAGGGAAAAGGCCACATGAACATTTTCACAATGGCACGTTGGAGTGGGAAATATTACAACCACTACACTACTGTATTACAATCATTTGAGAACAATAAAattataatttgtttttaaaaggtcaaaaatggggtggggaacAAACTGAGAGCACTACTGGCGTTCCAGCGTTTATGCATAAGTCACTTGCTAGAATTCTCAACAGCAAGGAATACACTGGACAAAATATTTATAACAACCGAAAATTGCATTTTGTagtgttgaggggggggggggggggaaggtatccTGTCAATGGAAATGCACCCTTGAGGAGAAACCTTCTGCATCCTGGGCAACAAATGAGGAGTAAATCATTTATACCATTAAAAACCCATTAATTTGGAAGAGCACCTAAAACTTAATCCAAAGAAACGTGCTTGAGAACCAGTATGTCACAGTGGCTAGAATTTGGGTCATGCCCAGGAGGTCTCGGTTCAAATTCCTACTAAGGGAGACACAGAAATCTAATACAGCTAGACAGAACCTTGCAGGGTGGGGAAAAGGATTTACTGGATGTAGTCTATTTTGCAGATTTTTagtcaccctaactctaacgatCTACATTGAACCGTCCACACACGATGTTTAGCATCAAAGCACTGTAAACTTGAGgattctgaagaggtggcatagaaatattctaaataaataaactgcaatATCTTTGGTTACTGAAAGCAATGCTTATACACTGGGTGACTTCTAACAAAGCTGTGATAAAACTATTCTCCCCAATAAAATAATGCCTGAAGTCAAGAATTCTGTGcataacattttaaagaaatgaagcGTGGTTGGCACAGATTGACTTCTAGCAGAGGAAAAGAATTACCCGGGATTTTAGCAATCCTGTGCCTGATTACTCAGAAACACTATTCCTTGGGTCTCAAGGCCCAAACAGCCTTAGCTTGTCATGTACCCCTGAACTCAGGTGAGAGGAaagatgcttagggttgcacgACCCCTTCCAAGCTAGAATGGAGGTGTGGGAAGAACAAATCCAGGCAGAATGTTAAAGAGATACAGGAGcttggaattaaaaaaacaacaaagaagCATTTACAAATGAAAATTTTCCTCTCCCAGTTTTTACTCTGAGTAAGTCACCCTCTTCCTCCCAGTAGCTATGTGTAAGTTTATGTGCTAACATTTCTTGCATCTGTAGCCTGGGTGAACTTTAGGAGGGGTCAAAAGATTGTCACACTTTTATAgaggggtgggcggggggggggggacacaccaaaaataactaacatcAATAGGCTTCCTTAAAGCGACCGGCAGAAGAAAGAAACGTTTTGGAAGATCAGGGATGTATTGTAGAGCAATTGCTTCATTTCGAAGACCAAATCACAATGGGATTGCAATCCTAGTTTATGTGCAAGAAACAAAGGCCAGTGTGTTAACTTCCAGCACCCAAACTGCGACATCACAACAAATTTGGGAGCTCAAGATAGAGGACTTCCTAGTTTAGAAATCATTCAGTTCCCTTTGGAAGGGGAGGCAGAAAGATAAACAAGGGCTGTTCTTTGGGGGTTTTTTATGTCTGAATACAGCCTCACCTTCAGAATTAAACTTTGGAATTAAACTGACTTAGCACTGaggtcaatggtcttagaaggggacaaatctgtttaggatttagAGACCTAAGCAACACAGGATAAGAAACATGAACATTACAGGggactttaaaataaaaaaacctacACTATTAAAAATCCATTTATTTTGTGTTCTGTACATATGATGAAATGGGTCTTCCGCAGacctttgaaaacaaaacaaaaagcaagtaaaaacataaatacatatatattttcttaCAAAATGTCAGATTTACAAAACATACATACAGCACTTTCAGCTTGTCTTGTGCACACATAAAAGGGGGGAAGTACCGGGATCACTGAACCCTGATAATCAATTATACTGCAAAATTATAGTGGGTTATTTCTCTCCCTGCTTCATCCCCAAACGCACGCATCCTGCTAGCAGACCCAACTGACAGCTGTCTTCTTTCTTACCAGCCCTCTTTTCTAAAGAGGttttataaaaacaacaatttgaTCTCCATTCATTAAAAAGAGGAAATGATTGCAGTCTTTGTGAGTGAAGGGGAAACTGAAGTAAGGCTTGTAAAAATCTACCGGTCTCCAATtaatttgttgggggggggggcaggaaattaGGTCCACAATAACCAATCAAAAATTTTGGGCAGGGGTGacaaatttattttttccttcaggTGCATTTCATATTCCTTCTTCAAATGTCAAGACAACTCTTTTCTTCTCCAAGCCTCTTAAACCAGGTTTTCAAATAATGGCTTTTAATCAGTGGTCCTATTTCAGGAAATGTCACACGTAATGATGCATGTTTAAAACaggtttgcatttttattttggaagGCCAAGATTATGATATCATCAAGTGTTTTTTAAAGTGTccataatgctgatttttttaaaaaaagaaagaaatgcacatCCGAAGGACTTTGAAGACACGCTTAACTACCGTACCATCCCAATCTCTGCACCCCGAGCACAAACCAGAATTTTTTAAATTTGTGGTAATGCCAATTAACAGGACAGAAATTAGTCATGACTGGTGTCATTCAGGAGGACGCCCAGCCCAATCCTACACCCATTTAAACGGAAACTACACTTCCCAGTCCCACAGGACTTCCTTCCAAGCAAGTGTACAAAGGATCACAGCCTTAATTGCTAGattccaatagcaccttaagagaccaacaaaagtctgtcgagagtcaaagcccccttcgtCAGACATGAGTAGAAGCGGAGATCTCTGAATCGTTTTATGCTAACCTACTGAGCCCACAATGCAGAAAATATGCAGCCAATTCGCTCCCAGGAGACCCGACTTTTGCAAAACAGCCCCGGTCTAGCCGAGAGAGTTAAGCACACAAACCCCAAAGGATTTCCCAAGCACGTAACCAGAGCGCAGGATGGTGACCCAAAACGGTTCAGCTCCACGTCGCCAGATTATCTGTCCTGTTGCCAAATACCTAATCCTTCTTTTCCTGTATCAAAGGGCAAGATATAATGAACAGGAAAATGGAGGCTTGTGGAAAAGAAAGGAGATATTTATCCGTGCTTGTTTTACAGATTTCTATGCGGGGCTGTTATGTCAGGTGTTCTGAATTAAAGCAGTGTTTTtaaacagggggagggggggggcgtcTCGGATTTCCTTCAGTTAGGCAGCAACCCTTTCTGGAgacttcctttcccctctgtgTTCCCAAGGAATGTGGGACTGCTCGAGCCGGGCTGCATCCAGAGCTGAACCCCGCCAAATTCTTTTGTTAGTTTGCCCATAAAAACCAATCCTGCGCTTATGCTTTACcacagggggggggaagaaacacacacacacacacacttctgttcCTCCTTTGTCTCCGCTAACAAAAGGCCAGCGAGTAAAAAAAAGCATCCCcctgaaaaaaaatcaacatgTCACTTCTTCTTACAGCCCTGTATAGGAGctctgctttccctccttccctgcccctccccaaaaacctcagcAAGCCACTTTTGCCAAAGGAGGATTCCACTGGAAaggaaaaaacttttaaaaactgcagtGGGAGAAAAGTTTTCGTTGTCCCCTCTTGCAACCCAACCCTGTGCCCATTAACTCAGAAGTTAAGCCCCGTCGCGATCGGGGCGGTTTACTCCCGGGTCAGCGTGGACAGGCCTGCGGCCCGAACAGGAGCCCCCAACAGGGTTTGAATCGGCGGCTTCAGCTTAAACAaaggcaagaaaggcagactctgCAATCGGAGAGAACAAATTCGGATTTAAGGAACGGTTCGCCCATCTAAGGTTACAATCTGGCAGGGTGAACAGGGCCACATTTTGCAAGATGGACCCATGGCCTCCTCTTTCCTGCCCACCCCCCTCCTTCTAACTCACACTCATGCCACAAAAATTCCAGCCTTTCCCCTTGACCACACTGTGGAACTTATGTTTAAAGAATAAAAaggcagcccacccacccccaaaaaaggaagaaagatccTCACAGGGTGAGAAATGTACTGTCTGTCTCTCGAGAGCAGTCTTAAAAAGGACACTTAATTCTGTGCATTTCCAACTCGGCCAGGGAGGAAAACCAAGTCAGGAGGTTCTTTGCACGCATAATTTTTTCTCTGTTGGTTAAGAACAAGGCAGATTTTGGAGGCCCCACCCGCCCCTTCCACCCCATTTTCCTTCTCTTGTCTCCCACACAAGAAACCAAGAGCGGCCTTGAGAAAGGGGGCTGGGGGGAGACCCTCATACCACGGTCTCCCCTTTGCTGCCCGTGCTGAGTCTGTGGTAAAAGCGCCGCCAAGACTGGAGCGTCTTGCCAGTCCAAATCCAGAAGCCCGTGGTGATGCCCACAATCATGGTCATGAGGTACTTGATGACGAAGACGGTGAAGTCAGGGCTCATGGGGGCAAAGTCGGTGGGGCACTCGATGGCGTAGCTCTTGCAGGTCTGGAGGAGCCACGTCTTCTCCCACGAGTCCCGGAAGGCCTGCTCGTAGAAGTAGCAGGCCAGGACGATGGTGGCGGGCACCGTGTAGAGGACGCTGAAGACCCCGATCCTCACCATGAGCTTCTCCAGCTTCTCCGTCTTGGTGCCGTCGTGCTTCATGATGGTCCTGATGCGGAAGAGGGACACGAAGCCAGCCAGCAGGAAGGAGGTGCCGATGAAGAGGTAGACGAAGAGCGGGGCCAGGACGAAGCCCCTCAGGGCGTCCACGCTGTAGATGCCCACGTAGCAGACCCCGCTCAGCACGTCCCCGTCCACCTGCCCCATGGCCAGGATGGTGATGGTCTTGACCGCGGGCACCGCCCAGGCGGCCAGGTGGAAGTACTGGGAGTTGGCCTCGATGGCCTCGTGGCCCCACTTCATGCCGGCGGCCAGGAACCAGGTGAGGGAGAGGATGACCCACCAGATGGAGCTGGCCATGCCGAAGAAGTAGAGGATCATGAAGAGGATGGTGCAGCCCTCCTTCTTGGTGCCCTGCACCACGGTGCGGTAGCCCTCCTCGGAGAAGCGCTCCACGCAGACCACCTTGTCCTCCAGCAGGAAGCCCGCCACGTAGGCCACGGCCACCATGAAGTAGCAGCCGGAGAGGAAGATGATGGGCCTCTCCGGGTAGCTGAAGCGCCTCATGTCCACCAGGTAGGTCAGGACGGTGAAGAGGGTGGAGGCGCAGCAGAGGACGGACCAGATGCCCACCAGGAGGCGGGCGAAGCGGACCTCGGCCTCCTTGAAGTACATCAGCCCGTTGGACAGCCCCGGCTCGCAGGGGGCCCCGCAGTCCTTCTCGCCCAGGAAGCGGTAGCCCAGGTACGGGGGCACCTTAAGCTGGCGAGGGCAGGCGAAGGCGTAgccggcggggggcggcgggggccccCGGGGGTGGGGCAGGTAGGGGGTGGGGCGGGCCGTGGGGGGCCCGGGGCCGCCCGTGCCCCCTCCGCCGGCCGCGTCCGAGGTGTTCTGCCCCACGCAGATCTCGCCGGCCCCGTGGACGGGGAAGTTCTCGCACCGGAGCCGCTCGGGCCACTGGAAGCCGAACTTGTTCATGAGGGCCTCGCAGCCCTGGCGGGCCCGCTCGCACAGGGAGCGGCAGGGGGGGATGGCCTGCTCCAGCACGGTGCAGACGGGGGCGTACATGGAGCAGAGGAAGAAGCGCAGCTCGGGCGAGCACTGCACCTTCACCAGCGGGTAGAACTGGTGCACCTCCAGGCCGGCGTCCTCCTGGCTGGTGTGGCCCAGCAGGTTGGGCAGGATGGTCTGGTTGTAGGCGATGTCGGTGCAGAGCGGGATGGAGATGGGCTGGCAGAAGCCGTGGTCCGGCACCGAGATGCCCTTCTCGCCCGCCCAGGGCTGCCCGGCGCTGCCCCGCGGCAGCCCCCAGGGGGCGCTCAGCAGCACCGCCAGGCCCCAGCAGGAGGCCCAGGCCATGGTCCGGctcggcgaggggggggggggcgctcggaAGCTTCAGGGCGCGCCGGCGCGCGGCTCAAAAGGCATCGGGGGCCGCCACCCCCAAGGCCCTGCGCGGCGGCGGCTGGCTGCgcgttccggggggggggggaaggaagccgggggggggggtcgcttgCCAAACCTCTCGCCCGGAGGTCAAATGCGCCTTTACGCGGCCCCCGATCCGGGTCTCCCACACCGGTACCtgcgcaaggggggggggatcaacccCAAGTCTTCCGTCGGAGCGGTCCCGAGTTCGGCTTTCCCGGGGGAAAAGTTTcctttggggggaggagaggtggaAGTCGCCCGTGCGGCCGGCCGAGTCCTTAAGCCGCCGTTTCCAGCCGCTGCGCCCCGGCCGGTCTCAAGCTCTCCAAGTCCGGGGCTTTGCAGACGGCTGGCACGGACGGGGCGCGCGCGCCTGCGGCCCCCAGGCTCGACCCGTGTCCCAGGGGGTTGTCTGGACGGCTCTTgaaaaaacaccccccccaaaaaaaaaaaaccaaaaaaaaaaaacacccaaaaaccAAATCCAGCTGCTGCCTGCTGCTCTCCGCGCGGCCGGGATCCGGAGCAGCCCAGAAGCAGCGCGCCCAGACGGCTCTCCcgacgccggggggggggggggaaagggacccGGCGCCTATATGGCGTGCAGGATGCCTCGGAGCTCCGCCCCCTCCGCCCCTTCCCCATTCACAAACCGGGCGGGACCCAGCCCCGAGCTCGCCAATCGCCGCGCCGGCGGTCCGCGCCCGTCTGCAGCCGATTGGACGGGGAGGAGAACCGCGCGGGCCGGGGGAAGGGGGCGAAGGGGGGCTCCGCTGGCCCGCAGCCTCGCGGGGGACTTCGTTCTCACTTTTggcttttttaaataattttttttttatttttcttcgtTCCGTCTATCCGTAGAAAACAATATAATCATAAAGGAAAGAACAAATGTTGTTCTGATTTAACAATCACATGGCTTCCCCCTCTTCCCTcgtccgtctaaaattaaattgtatcctcttttgctaacagaactaatcccaatattattttaatgtgtctgatcttgtcatatccaacattatgaaatcaatgcCTAATATGAAAGTTAACACAAAATGTGAATCAGGGGTTAGATCGATGAGTATCCGTTAAATGGCCCCGTTAAAAAGTgattttcacaatacattctccaagcctcccttcTTTCTCACTTTTGGATGGAGAGGGGCGAAGGAgaaagtttctttttcttttttggagcgGGGCGGGGGTCTGGAAGAACACGAAGAAGgcttggggcaaaaacgcatgggaggtttggccttggatttgccgctctctagatgcacatttcccccatctgaattctccaaactctgcatgggggtgggggcttatttttgagttttgagaatttagatgggggaaatgtgcattcagagagcggcaaatcgaaggcaaaacctcccatgcgttttcgcccttggtttttatatgccgactttctctaccacttatgggagactcacactggcgtacaatcacctttccttccccgcaacagacaccctgtcaggtaggtggggctgagtgagtgtgactagcccaaggtcacccagctggctttgtgtggaggagtggggaaacaaatccagtttaccagattagcctctgctgctcaatgtgtaggagcggggaatcaaacctggttctctagatcacaaagcacctaagataataggcatgctcctctgagactggagggaacaggcatgcatcatgacatatccatttttactagtagccatgaatagccttctccatgaatatgtccgctcctttcttaaagccttccaagttggcagccatccccacatcctggggcagggagttccacaatttaattatgtgttgcgttaagaaatacttccttttatcagttttgattctctcaccatccagcttcagcagatgaccccacactctagtattatgagagagggagaaaagcttctccctgtccataccatgcataattttatacacctctatcatgtctcccattaaccgccttcttttcatactaaacagccttaagcgttttaaccgctccctcCCAGGCAAGGAGTTCCCCTTTAAAATCATGCAGTTGCCTTTCTTTGCTAAGGTGGGCTTGATAAAAATGGTATTTCCCATGCTGCAGATCTGACCTGCTAATAGATAAGGGCCAGAGTTCAATGTCTGAAGATTTTACTTCAAATACTCTGGTTTGTGGGTTGGTCTTATGGTCTTCAGTAACCTATAAATGGAGTTAAATCGTTGTAGCCttgatcataaaatcatagagttggaagggaccaccagggtcatctagtccaaccccctgcacaatgcaggaaattcacaactaactccccccacacctccagtgacccctactccatgcccagtagatgcccaagatgccctccctctcatcatctgcctaaggtcatagaatcatatcacctctcagtcttctcctcttcaggctaaacatacccagctccttcaacctttcctcataggatttggtctccagacccccctcGCCATcattgttgccctcttctggacacgttccagcttgtctacatccctcttaaattgcggtgcccaaaattgaatgcaatactctaggtgaggtctaaccagagcagagtaaagcgataccatcacttcgcgtgatctggacactatacttctgttgatatttAGAatgcttgaagctgccttatactgagtcagacccttggtccatcaaagtcagtattgtctactcagactgacagcagctctccggggtctcaggtaggggtctttcacatcacctacttgctagtccctttaactggagatgccgcttccgcatgcaaagcagatgctctaccactgagccacaccccctcctctGTTTATCACATATGGTTTGCTCAGGTCCTTTCCCCGTCTCATAATTGTCGCTTTCAAGAAACAGTGAACGACCTTGAGgatgcttttattttctttcatctTATTCTGGGAGGAGGCAGCAGAGGACATCACATTATAGGGTAGGGTCTACCTGGAAACAGTATgcctcatttgtgtgtgtggggggctacTCTCAAGTATGTCCATGCTGCCCACATATCTGGCTAAAGTAGCAGAATTTCAGGATAAAATTTCAGGATTCAGACccagcctttccccctccctcccacagaAGCGAGCGGACAAACAGTCTCTCTGCAGAGAAATGTTCAACCTGTAGAGCAGTCCAACCTAAAACATTGCATGTCGGAGCAGTCTATCTGCATGCAGACAGCTGGAGCAGTCTATCTGCacgcagagagccagcgtggtgtggtggttaagagcagtggtttggagcggtggactctgatctggagaacggggtttgattccccactcctccacatgagtggcggacactaagctgaagaagagttggtttttatatgccgactttccctgccacttaagggagactcaaaccggcttacaatcaccttcccctccccacaacagacatcttgtgaggtaggtggagctgagagagctgtgacttacccaaggtcacccagctggcttcatgtgtaggagtggggaaaccaacccagttcaccagattagcctccaccgctcatgtggaggagtggggaatcaaatccgattctccagatcagagtccaccactccaaccaccactcttaaccactacacactaatctggtgaactggatttgtttccccacccctacacacaaagccagctgggtgaccttgggctagtcacactctctcagccccaccaacctcacagggtgtctgttgtggggaggggaagaaaaggtgattataagcctgtttgattcttcctcaaatggtagagaaagtcggcatataaaaaccaactcttcttctttgagaaATTCTGTTGTTACACAGGTTGAGCCGATAAGCTGAAATGTAATAGAAGTGTGTATTAAGTTTGGTGGGGAAGGGAGCATCTAGGCAGGACATTCTCAACCCAAAGAGTTACAGAAAGACTTCACGCCTACACAGTTCTATTTTTGCAGGTACCTGGTTGACATGTCGTAATTTAATGTGGCAGGATCCAGCTTGCTTCTGGGTTGATTTTGGAGATAAATCCCTCATCTTTTATTTGCAACTGCAGAAGTCTGAGACCGTCCTTTTGTCTGTGGTTTAGAGAGtcctttaaaaaatatacttTATTTTCATGGAGCCACATAGAGCTTAGTCATGTTAAGATCTTTTGTGAGAGTTACCAGCAGGGTCGTCGAGCGCTGTTCTTACTGGCATTGAGAGCAAGGGCGCCTTTTCAGCTAGATTAGAGATGTGTGTCCTTTCcttgggggagggactgtggctcagtggcaaatcatct is a window from the Euleptes europaea isolate rEulEur1 chromosome 15, rEulEur1.hap1, whole genome shotgun sequence genome containing:
- the FZD7 gene encoding frizzled-7, which produces MAWASCWGLAVLLSAPWGLPRGSAGQPWAGEKGISVPDHGFCQPISIPLCTDIAYNQTILPNLLGHTSQEDAGLEVHQFYPLVKVQCSPELRFFLCSMYAPVCTVLEQAIPPCRSLCERARQGCEALMNKFGFQWPERLRCENFPVHGAGEICVGQNTSDAAGGGGTGGPGPPTARPTPYLPHPRGPPPPPAGYAFACPRQLKVPPYLGYRFLGEKDCGAPCEPGLSNGLMYFKEAEVRFARLLVGIWSVLCCASTLFTVLTYLVDMRRFSYPERPIIFLSGCYFMVAVAYVAGFLLEDKVVCVERFSEEGYRTVVQGTKKEGCTILFMILYFFGMASSIWWVILSLTWFLAAGMKWGHEAIEANSQYFHLAAWAVPAVKTITILAMGQVDGDVLSGVCYVGIYSVDALRGFVLAPLFVYLFIGTSFLLAGFVSLFRIRTIMKHDGTKTEKLEKLMVRIGVFSVLYTVPATIVLACYFYEQAFRDSWEKTWLLQTCKSYAIECPTDFAPMSPDFTVFVIKYLMTMIVGITTGFWIWTGKTLQSWRRFYHRLSTGSKGETVV